One window from the genome of Artemia franciscana chromosome 12, ASM3288406v1, whole genome shotgun sequence encodes:
- the LOC136034015 gene encoding gastrula zinc finger protein XlCGF26.1-like codes for MDSFPCMFCESAFDEDDTLRRHLDEHHPVEMASESFHDGSTDIRHDECDDEMMNNLLCGNFVQVNMVKDDEIEPSGKSANFTSVPTPEQGLEVLRNIPSLSISLVSKKDKKREAKKVHKSVPLSITVKPSRKEKARIAPKSLPEYLLEVCPPPGKRLYCGKPLKATQSEKDNATEPSAEFVKSMMSVIAPRVQHAPRTTFVCALCSKSFNDTRSLHGHHIKHLSDNLLCFACHRTFVTNQDFMEHTQSHEEEETAGVYFPRPCFICSQNIRKHEELVAHVKNHRPMFICPHCDQKYARKRDLNIHVFDKPLKCHVCEALLPCQGLYKPHWKTHTLKFDCNICRKGFVSKSEFDLHNHEFHGEINPESYISCPMCHKNFKEILTLQAHLDTCEKSDTCPMCHMKFTQTAMLQVHLANCEKLNQEGNPARNWVCGVCNKRFSTDRYLKIHLKVHGISERVTCEKCNNMFHSQEALNEHWSKMHGDSPFLRCPICNTVVENRKKLQEHMQQHTGENMFKCTSCDKAFGQKRLLVSHRKVHTESMSFECDECGMVFKGKGTKNRHMKVVHPDCPSTSYGSEDTDETDDDCMKVDMEIMDGISTSPDLQPDTLLIFKSNNNEAEVS; via the coding sequence ATGGACTCATTCCCGTGCATGTTTTGTGAAAGTGCCTTTGATGAAGACGATACCCTTCGACGCCACCTAGATGAACATCATCCAGTCGAAATGGCCAGTGAATCCTTTCATGATGGTTCTACTGATATACGTCATGATGAATGTGACGACGAAATGATGAACAATCTTCTTTGTGGCAATTTCGTCCAAGTTAATATGGTGAAAGATGATGAAATTGAACCTTCAGGAAAATCAGCTAATTTTACCTCTGTTCCTACCCCAGAACAAGGGCTAGAAGTCTTGCGTAATATTCCCTCTTTGTCTATTAGTTTAGTCTcgaaaaaagataagaaaagagAAGCCAAGAAAGTACATAAGTCCGTACCTTTGTCGATTACAGTCAAACCGTCCCGAAAAGAAAAAGCGAGAATAGCTCCAAAATCATTGCCTGAGTACCTCCTTGAAGTATGCCCTCCACCGGGTAAGCGTTTATACTGTGGTAAACCATTAAAGGCCACACAATCTGAAAAGGATAACGCCACCGAACCTAGTGCTGAATTTGTGAAATCTATGATGAGTGTAATTGCTCCAAGGGTGCAGCATGCACCACGAACCACTTTTGTATGTGCACTCTGTAGTAAAAGCTTTAACGATACAAGGTCGCTGCACGGCCATCATATTAAACACCTCAGTGACAATCTTTTATGCTTTGCTTGTCATCGCACTTTTGTGACAAATCAGGACTTCATGGAGCATACACAAAGtcatgaagaagaagaaacagcAGGTGTTTACTTTCCCCGTCCCTGTTTCATATGTagtcaaaatattagaaaacatGAAGAGTTAGTGGCCCATGTAAAAAATCATAGACCCATGTTTATATGTCCCCACTGTGATCAAAAATACGCCCGCAAACGTGACCTGAACATACATGTTTTTGATAAACCCTTGAAGTGCCATGTCTGTGAAGCGTTGCTACCCTGTCAAGGGCTGTACAAGCCTCACTGGAAAACCCATACTTTGAAATTTGATTGTAATATATGCAGAAAGGGCTTTGTTTCGAAATCCGAATTTGATTTGCATAACCATGAGTTCCATGGGGAGATTAACCCCGAGTCTTATATTTCATGTCCAATGTGCCataagaattttaaagaaattttaacgTTGCAGGCGCACTTAGACACCTGTGAAAAATCTGATACTTGTCCAATGTGCCACATGAAATTCACTCAAACTGCAATGTTGCAAGTACATTTAGCAAACTGTGAAAAATTAAATCAGGAAGGAAACCCTGCCAGAAATTGGGTATGCGGCGTTTGTAATAAACGTTTTTCAACAGATAGATACTTGAAGATCCATTTAAAAGTTCATGGAATATCTGAAAGAGTTACATGTGAAAAATGTAACAATATGTTTCATTCTCAAGAAGCATTGAATGAACACTGGTCCAAAATGCACGGTGATTCACCGTTTCTTAGGTGTCCTATCTGCAACACCGTtgttgaaaacagaaaaaagttgCAAGAGCATATGCAACAGCACACAGGTGAAAACATGTTTAAATGTACATCGTGTGACAAAGCTTTCGGTCAAAAACGGCTATTAGTCAGCCATAGAAAAGTACACACAGAAAGTATGTCATTTGAGTGTGATGAGTGCGGTATGGTATTTAAAGGCAAAGGAACAAAGAACAGACATATGAAGGTGGTTCATCCGGACTGTCCATCTACTAGCTATGGTTCTGAGGATACTGATGAAACGGATGATGACTGTATGAAGGTCGATATGGAGATTATGGATGGGATTAGTACTAGTCCCGATTTACAGCCAGATACTCTgcttattttcaaatccaaTAATAATGAGGCAGAAGTATCTTGA